In Trichoderma atroviride chromosome 2, complete sequence, one DNA window encodes the following:
- a CDS encoding uncharacterized protein (EggNog:ENOG41~SECRETED:SignalP(1-23)~TransMembrane:1 (n10-18c23/24o232-254i)), with the protein MIFSPRFTRLLLLGSALAPIVSASPTNSLFIRDSQCSAGLESCPTSLPDNFCCSQGTTCLPLAGDTTALCCPTGQTCEKIQPIACDISLQDPSKNSQSPIKTSVFDVSLGKCGANLCCPFGYSCVGGNQCQKDADQSTSPSASSSSTGSPTSTSPTSGSPTSPASATSATSASASATSPPATSIVVAPVTTGAATQPAEESSLPSTTSSPDSSSTETATPAAKASNPKTISIVAGVVGGCAVLAALGIIAFLFIRRRNRYSESEYTEKANIKHLGPGPGPGHHGGSIISDPILQPNSYRADFIRKTPSIRSFASQRPPRISYHERHSQRLSIPNPFDSPNTSDHSPTNFNPSVCSEDDLNARTGVVESGSRLAPIRAMKASSTRIYPQDIPRDREPSGSESINVFADPIMMQNNYDRRHTQGTTFTDLMLEADLDDVRRGHPYLVHDPMPTNRI; encoded by the coding sequence ATGATCTTTTCGCCTCGGTTTACTcgcctcttgctgctgggtTCAGCATTGGCTCCGATCGTCTCAGCCTCGCCTACGAattccctcttcatccgaGACTCTCAGTGCTCTGCTGGCTTAGAGTCCTGCCCTACGAGTCTGCCCGACAACTTCTGCTGTTCTCAGGGAACAACCTGTCTACCATTAGCTGGCGACACTACTGCGCTGTGTTGTCCTACCGGCCAGACTTGTGAAAAGATCCAGCCCATTGCGTGCGACATCAGCTTGCAGGATCCAAGCAAAAACTCACAATCGCCGATCAAAACCAGCGTCTTCGACGTCTCGTTGGGGAAATGTGGCGCCAACCTCTGCTGTCCGTTTGGATATTCCTGTGTTGGAGGCAACCAGTGCCAGAAAGACGCTGATCAGAGCACGTCTCCAAGtgccagctcttcatctacTGGTTCGCCCACATCAACATCGCCAACATCTGGTTCTCCAACGTCTCCTGCATCGGCTACATCAGCTACATCAGCTTCTGCGTCAGCTACATCCCCTCCCGCTACTTCGATCGTCGTTGCGCCAGTCACTACTGGAGCAGCGACGCAGCCTGCAGAAGAGTCTTCCCTCCCGTCAACTACTTCATCGCCGGACTCTTCCTCTACGGAGACTGCAACTCCGGCTGCCAAAGCTTCGAACCCAAAGACAATCTCAATCGTAGCTGGCGTTGTGGGAGGTTGCGCCGTCTTGGCTGCGTTGGGAATCATCGCGTTCCTGTTTATCCGCCGCCGCAACCGCTACAGCGAGAGTGAATACACTGAAAAGGCAAACATCAAACATCTTGGTCCTGGTCCTGGTCCCGGCCACCACGGCGGCAGTATCATCTCTGACCCCATTCTTCAGCCAAACTCCTATCGCGCTGATTTCATCCGCAAAACCCCCTCCATCAGGTCTTTTGCGAGCCAGAGACCGCCCCGGATTTCTTACCACGAGCGACACTCACAGCGACTTTCTATCCCGAATCCTTTCGACTCTCCCAACACTTCGGATCACTCGCCTACCAATTTCAACCCTTCTGTCTGCTCAGAGGACGACTTGAATGCTCGTACGGGAGTCGTTGAGTCTGGGTCTCGATTAGCTCCTATCAGGGCGATGAAAGCTTCCAGCACCCGAATCTATCCGCAAGACATTCCCAGAGACAGAGAGCCTAGCGGGAGTGAGAGCATAAATGTGTTTGCCGATCCTATCATGATGCAAAACAACTATGACAGGCGTCACACTCAGGGCACGACTTTTACAGATCTCATGTTGGAAGCTGATCTTGACGATGTACGACGTGGACATCCGTACCTTGTTCATGATCCCATGCCCACTAATAGGATATGA